AGTCCTATTTCTCCCATTACAACAATAGAACCGCCAGTTGATATATCAAATAGCGAAGAAAGCAATGCGTATGCAATTGCTAAATCACTTGAAGTATCGGAAATTTTAAATCCTCCCGATGTACTTAAAAATATATCTTTTGATTCAATTGGAAGCCTCAATCTCTTGCTTAAAACTGCTATAATCATTAGTAGTCTATCTAAAGGGGCACCTGAGGTTACACGCCTTGGGTTTCCATATACAGGTTTGCTAACCAGTGCCTGTATTTCTATTGGAATTAATTTGCTTCCTTCCTTTACAATTGTCAAAACATTTCCAGAAGCAGTTTTATAATCTTTAAGAAAATAATTTGTATATTCAGATATTGGAATTAATCCTTTTTGTGTCATTTCAAACATTAATAGTTCGTCAGTGGGACCATATCTGTTTTTTAAAATTCTAAGCATTCTTAAACCAGAAGTTTTTTCCAGTTCAAATTGTAAAACAGCATCAACCATATGTTCTAAAACCTTTGGTCCGGCGATAATGCCGCCTTTTGTTACATGGCCCACTATTATAAGCGTGATGCCCTTCTTTTTACAATATTCGGATAAATAACGTGTAACTTCTTTTACCTGAAGAATACTCCCGGCAAAAGAAGAAAAATTTTCTGATTTTAATGTTTGTATTGAATCTATTATTAACATAGTTGGTTTTTCTTCTAATTTTTCAATTACAGATATTATCCGTTCAAGTGAATTTTCAAAGATTAAGCCAATTTTACTTCCATCTTTTTTTATTCCCAGTCGTTTAAATCGCTGAAATACCTGTTCTGCAGATTCTTCTCCGGAAACGTATATTACCATATTTTCACTACCAACAGATGAGGATATTTGTGTAAGTAAAGTGCTTTTTCCTATGCCAGGTTCACCGGCTAATAGATATACACCACTTTCAACAAAACCGCCATTTAAGACTTCGTCTAATTCTTTGAATCCTGTTTTTAATTTTTCCGGTTCGTTTATTTCATCGTCTAAAAATAGCAATTCTGTTGGTTCTGTTTTTATGTTTATGTTTGCTTTATCATCAAAAAGATCCGCGGTAAATTCTACCGCGGTATTCCATTCATTACATGAAGGACATTTTGCAAACCATTTTGTTGATTCGTATCCACAATTAGAACAAACAAAGTAATTTTGTCTCTTTTTACTCATTATGACACCTTCTGTTTTGGTTTAGAACTTCGTCCTTTTTTAAAGTGTATTTCGCCGTTTTTAGTATCTATTATTATTTTGTCTCCTTCTTTAAATCTTCCTCTTAATATTTCTTCTGAAAGCGGATCTTCAAGATATCTTTGAATGGCTCTTTTTAGAGGTCTTGCGCCAAAGATAGGATCGAATCCTTTTTCAATTAATAATTCTACAGCTGAATCTTTTATTTTAATGTGTAAGTCCTTTTCTTTAAGTCTTTTTTCAAGATCATTTAATTGAATTTTTATAATTTCTTTCATATGTTCTTTGGTTAATGGATGGAATACTACTGTTTCATCAAGTCTGTTTAAGAATTCAGGTTTAAAGGCTTTTCTAACTTCTTCCATTACAGATAGTTTTATTTCTTTGTATTTTTTCTCTTCTGATTCTTCATCGACAAATCCCATTGAACGTTTTGATTTATTAATTGATTCACTTCCAAGATTACTTGTCATGATAATTATAGAGTTTCTAAAGTCCACAATTCTTCCCTGTGAATCAGTTAATCTTCCATCATCCATTATCTGTAATAATAAGTTATATACATCAGGATGTGCCTTTTCTATTTCGTCAAGAAGTATTACAGAATATGGTCTTCTTCTTACAGCCTCTGTAAGCTGACCTCCTTCTTCATATCCAACATATCCTGGAGGTGCTCCAACAAGTCTTGAAACATTGAATTTTTCCATGTATTCAGACATATCAATTCTAACAAGTGCCTTTTCATCTCCGAAAAGATATTCAGCAATTGTTTTTGCCAATTCTGTTTTACCAACTCCTGTTGGTCCAAGGAATAAAAATACTCCTGTTGGTCTTTTTGGATCTTTGATTCCGCTTCTTGCTCTTCTAATTGCCTTGGAAACGGCTTTTATTGCATCATCCTGACCAATAACTCTTTCGTGTAATACAGCTTCAAGATTAAGCAATCTTTCCATTTCAGACATTTCAAGCTTTTTAAGTGGAACGCCAGTCCAATCAGAAACAACTTCAGATATATGTTCATCTGTGATTTCTATAATTTCCTTTTCGGCTTTTTCGCGCCATTCTTTATATTTCTTTTTGTATTTTGATTTTAATTTTACCAATTCTGTTTTTATTTCTTCTATTTTGTCATACTCATCATTTTGAGCGTAATAATCTTTTTTGTTTTCAAGCTCAGAAATTTTATTTAGCATCTTTTTAAGATTTGCTGGTAATGTTAAAGCATTTAATCTGGATCGTGCACCAGCTTCATCTATTAAATCAACAGCTTTATCCGGTAAAAATCTATCTGTAATATACCTTAGTGAAAGATTTACAGCAGCTTCAATTGCTTCATTTGTATATTTTACCTTATGATGTTCTTCGTATTTTGATTTTATTCCTTTTAAGATTTCAATTGCTTCTTCATATGTTGGTTCATTTACATATATTTTCTGGAATCTTCTTTCCAATGCAGGATCTTTTTCTATAAATTTTCTATACTCTGAAGGTGTGGTTGCACCGATTATAGTTATATCTCCACTTGCTAAAGCTGGTTTTAAAACATTTGCAGCGTCCATTGAAGATCCTTCTGCAGCTCCAGCTTCAACTATCATATGCAATTCGTCTATAAATAAGATTATGTCTTTATTTTTTTCAAGAATTTGCATTAATTTTTTCATTCTTTTTTCAAATTCTCCACGGTATTTTGTTCCAGCAACAAGTGAGGTTAAATCAAGCGAGAAAATACTTTTATTTTTTAATACTTCTGGAACATCCCCTTTTACAATCCTTTCGGCTAATCCTTCAACTATTGCACTTTTTCCCACACCAGCTTCACCAATTAAAACAGGGTTGTTCTTTTTTCTCCTTGCAAGAATTTCCATTACTCTTCTAATTTCAACTTCTCTTCCTATAATAGGATCGAGCAGATTTTTAGCAGCTTTTTCGGTGAGATCAGAACCATATCCTTCTAATTGTTTTATGGCATTTTGCTTTTGTCTTAATTTTTCTTCATTTTCTTCTTCAAACATAGTAATATCAGTTTCTTCGTTTTTTTCTTTATTCATCATTAAATCGGCAAGTTTTTTTCTCATTTCAACAAGATTTATGCCTATTCTTCTTAAAACATGTGCAGCAATACCTTCGCCTTCTCTACAAATGCCAAGTAATAGATGTTCAGCATCAATTTGCGTTGTTCCTAAGATTTCTGATTCATCGTATGCTAATTCAATAATTCTTTTTGCTCTTGGAGTTGGCTGTGGTGAAGCGCCAACAATATTATGAGTAGCATTTACACCAACGATATTAGTTATTTCGGCTTTTATTTTTCCATATGTAAGATTGTAATATGAGAATATTTGAGAAAGATATTTTCCTCCAACTTTTAATAAGCCAAGTAATAAATGTTCAGTTCCAACATATGGATGGCCCATAAATCTTGCTTCATTTTGTGCTTCGATAAATACTTTTGCAGCTCTATCTGTAAAATTATCAAACATATTATCACCTCCGTTTTGCGAATCACTATTAATTCTAACACATTTTATGAAAATTATGAAGTTCTTTCAGTAAAATTTGTGTTTAACATACAAAAATATCAAAAAAAATAATATATGATAAAATTTATCCAATTCTACTTATAAAAACGTTTTTAAACCTTAAAAAATATTTCAAGTATATTTTAAAATAAAGGAGTTTAATTACGATAGACTATTCTATCAATTGGAGGCGATATGATGTCAGAGCTCTTGGTCTTGGGAATCACTATTGTGGCGTATTATTTTATTATTTTTGCAAGAAATGTAAAAAAATCGATTATTACTTTTTTCTTTGGAACGTTATTATTTATATTAAAACCTGTTGAAGGACTTGAATTTGAAAATGTTGGTAACATAGTTAGTTTTGAAACACTTGGTATTTTACTTGGTATGATGATTATTGTAGAAATTTTAAAAGAAAGTGGTTTTTTTACATTTGTTGCAATTAATGCCATAAAAATGAGCAGGTATAAATTCTGGGTTGTTATTTTTCTTATTATGCTTGTTATAGCTTTATTTTCTGCTTTTCTTGATAATCTTATAACCATTATGCTTATGGCTCCAATTATCTTCTTGATTGCTGATACTTTAGAAGTTAACCCCATACCATTTTTAATGTTATCCATTTATATAGATAATATTGGCGGTATGAGCACATTGATAGGTAGTCCTTTAAATATTGTTCTTGGATCAATTGGTGAATTGGATTTCGCCACGTTTTTAGGTAAAATGCTTCCAATAACAGCTATTTCGTTCTTAAGTGTATTATTTATATTTAAGGTTACAAATAAAGTGGATTCAAAGGTGTATAATCAGAGATTAAAAGAAAAGCTTTCAACTATTGATCCTACAAAAGCAATTGAAAATAAATCATTAATGTATAAGGGGATTATTGTTTTTGCAATAGTTCTGGCAGGGTTTATGTTTCACTCAGCTATAAATATAGATCTTGCATTAATTGCTGTTATTGGTGCATTGACATTGATGTTATTAACCCAAAAAGATTTTGAAAGTATGTCAAAAGATTTAGATTGGGACACAATGTTCTTTTATGCAGGATTATTTACTATAGCTTATTCTCTTGAAGAGATTGGTGTTACTCAGGCAATTGCACATTTATTTGATCCGTTAATGGGAACACCAAAAGTATTAATGATAGTTATAGCATGGATTTCAGCGTTTACTATTCCGTTTTTAAGTGCAGTTCCAGGGACATTAATTATGGCACCTGTTATAAAATTACTTGTAATGAATGGAGCGCCATTTGATTTGTGGTATGCATATGCAATAGGGGCAAACCTTGGAACAAACCTAACACCGCTTGGAGCAGTACAAAATCTTGTAGGTGTTTCATTATTAGAAAAAAACTACCAGAAAACCATAACCTTTGCCGAATATATGAAAATGTCTGTGCTTCCAGTTTTGATACCTTTAATCCTCGGAACAGCATATTTAATATTTTTCTTTTAAATATTATAAAAATGAATTAGGTTGTCCAATAATTAAAAACACTCAAACCTTGATTGCTAATCTTCAAAAATTAATTAAAGTCAACCTCAGGGTTGGCTTTTTTATTTAGTTCATTTTTCTATGATATAATATTTTAGTAAAATAACTTTTATTCTATATATGTATAATTAATATAACTCTTGTTATGGGAGTGATAAGTATGAATAAAGTTATCTTTGAGAAAAAAATAAATAGTATTCAATTTCAGATTGTTGTTGGTGATTTAACAAAAGAAGATGTAGATGCAATTGTTAATGCAGCTAATTCTTATCTTTCACATGGTGGCGGGGTTGCAGCAGCAATTGTGAGAGCAGGAGGATATATTATTCAAAAAGAAAGC
This is a stretch of genomic DNA from Marinitoga piezophila KA3. It encodes these proteins:
- the radA gene encoding DNA repair protein RadA is translated as MSKKRQNYFVCSNCGYESTKWFAKCPSCNEWNTAVEFTADLFDDKANINIKTEPTELLFLDDEINEPEKLKTGFKELDEVLNGGFVESGVYLLAGEPGIGKSTLLTQISSSVGSENMVIYVSGEESAEQVFQRFKRLGIKKDGSKIGLIFENSLERIISVIEKLEEKPTMLIIDSIQTLKSENFSSFAGSILQVKEVTRYLSEYCKKKGITLIIVGHVTKGGIIAGPKVLEHMVDAVLQFELEKTSGLRMLRILKNRYGPTDELLMFEMTQKGLIPISEYTNYFLKDYKTASGNVLTIVKEGSKLIPIEIQALVSKPVYGNPRRVTSGAPLDRLLMIIAVLSKRLRLPIESKDIFLSTSGGFKISDTSSDLAIAYALLSSLFDISTGGSIVVMGEIGLDGNIRNINNLEKRIEFSKKLGIDYIVIPNSKKIKNNEHIKISNLSELVKRFFA
- a CDS encoding ATP-dependent Clp protease ATP-binding subunit, which produces MFDNFTDRAAKVFIEAQNEARFMGHPYVGTEHLLLGLLKVGGKYLSQIFSYYNLTYGKIKAEITNIVGVNATHNIVGASPQPTPRAKRIIELAYDESEILGTTQIDAEHLLLGICREGEGIAAHVLRRIGINLVEMRKKLADLMMNKEKNEETDITMFEEENEEKLRQKQNAIKQLEGYGSDLTEKAAKNLLDPIIGREVEIRRVMEILARRKKNNPVLIGEAGVGKSAIVEGLAERIVKGDVPEVLKNKSIFSLDLTSLVAGTKYRGEFEKRMKKLMQILEKNKDIILFIDELHMIVEAGAAEGSSMDAANVLKPALASGDITIIGATTPSEYRKFIEKDPALERRFQKIYVNEPTYEEAIEILKGIKSKYEEHHKVKYTNEAIEAAVNLSLRYITDRFLPDKAVDLIDEAGARSRLNALTLPANLKKMLNKISELENKKDYYAQNDEYDKIEEIKTELVKLKSKYKKKYKEWREKAEKEIIEITDEHISEVVSDWTGVPLKKLEMSEMERLLNLEAVLHERVIGQDDAIKAVSKAIRRARSGIKDPKRPTGVFLFLGPTGVGKTELAKTIAEYLFGDEKALVRIDMSEYMEKFNVSRLVGAPPGYVGYEEGGQLTEAVRRRPYSVILLDEIEKAHPDVYNLLLQIMDDGRLTDSQGRIVDFRNSIIIMTSNLGSESINKSKRSMGFVDEESEEKKYKEIKLSVMEEVRKAFKPEFLNRLDETVVFHPLTKEHMKEIIKIQLNDLEKRLKEKDLHIKIKDSAVELLIEKGFDPIFGARPLKRAIQRYLEDPLSEEILRGRFKEGDKIIIDTKNGEIHFKKGRSSKPKQKVS
- a CDS encoding SLC13 family permease encodes the protein MSELLVLGITIVAYYFIIFARNVKKSIITFFFGTLLFILKPVEGLEFENVGNIVSFETLGILLGMMIIVEILKESGFFTFVAINAIKMSRYKFWVVIFLIMLVIALFSAFLDNLITIMLMAPIIFLIADTLEVNPIPFLMLSIYIDNIGGMSTLIGSPLNIVLGSIGELDFATFLGKMLPITAISFLSVLFIFKVTNKVDSKVYNQRLKEKLSTIDPTKAIENKSLMYKGIIVFAIVLAGFMFHSAINIDLALIAVIGALTLMLLTQKDFESMSKDLDWDTMFFYAGLFTIAYSLEEIGVTQAIAHLFDPLMGTPKVLMIVIAWISAFTIPFLSAVPGTLIMAPVIKLLVMNGAPFDLWYAYAIGANLGTNLTPLGAVQNLVGVSLLEKNYQKTITFAEYMKMSVLPVLIPLILGTAYLIFFF